A stretch of the Alnus glutinosa chromosome 6, dhAlnGlut1.1, whole genome shotgun sequence genome encodes the following:
- the LOC133871230 gene encoding rhomboid-like protein 11, chloroplastic has translation MGQFQFQQLRPSYSCKFMPLASITRPIKSPTFPPRPPSSSQTLTKPNQILHLHPHSSAARARIVCKMNGSDMISQLELGMPEERRKPERRVNGIFWIILLNIGIFVADHFFQVRSIKSLYLYHNWPAWYQFVTATFCHANWNHLSSNLFFLYIFGKLVEEEEGNFALWLSYILTGVGANLVSWLVLPRNAVSVGASGAVFGLFTISVLVKMSWDWRKILEVLILGQFVIEKVMEAAQASTVCGGSALQGVNHIAHLSGALVGVVLVWLLSRVPSQSPGGEISTLHRKKDRTQ, from the exons ATGGGGCAGTTTCAGTTTCAGCAACTCCGACCTTCTTATTCATGCAAATTCATGCCCTTGGCTTCTATTACCCGTCCAATCAAATCTCCCACCTTTCCTCCTCGTCCGCCCTCTTCTTCTCAAACACTCACCAAACCCAATCAAATTCTTCACTTACACCCTCACTCCTCTGCCGCTCGAGCTCGCATAGTATGCAAGATGAACGGATCAG ATATGATATCACAGCTGGAACTCGGGATGCCAGAAGAGAGACGAAAGCCTGAGAGACGCGTAAACGGGATATTCTGGATTATACTCCtcaatattggaatatttgtggCGGATCACTTTTTTCAG GTTCGTAGCATTAAAAGTCTATACTTGTACCACAATTGGCCTGCTTGGTATCAGTTCGTGACGGCAACATTTTGTCATGCCAATTG GAACCACCTTTCGAGCAACCTTTTCTTCTTGTACATTTTTG GAAAGCTTgttgaagaagaggaaggaAATTTTGCATTGTGGCTTTCTTATATTCTTACTGGTGTTGGAGCAAACCTTGTTTCATGGCTGGTTCTACCAAGGAATGCAGTATCTGTTGGGGCCTCTGGTGCTGTTTTTGGGTTATTTACAATCAGTGTCCTAGTAAAG ATGTCCTGGGACTGGAGGAAGATCCTTGAAGTGCTTATATTGGGTCAATTTGTTATAGAAAAG GTTATGGAAGCAGCCCAAGCTTCAACGGTCTGTGGTGGCTCTGCGCTGCAAGGTGTGAATCACATTGCACATCTCTCTGGTGCTCTTGTTGGTGTAGTCCTTGTATGGCTTCTTAGCAGAGTTCCTTCTCAATCTCCAGGTGGAGAAATATCGACTTTACATAGGAAAAAGGACAGAACTCAATAA
- the LOC133871096 gene encoding uncharacterized protein LOC133871096, which produces MGSTISPTKGTSRNLVNKPASQVWDKPVKELCFGTRKKVRFDPNVEIYEYVSCNDEASDSLLESDGGGKNGEEENIETSSQSRLFSENSWITLSSGSYPLNCSEYDELDCEDSDLDDIDDHNDNYDGLHEDDGSPVPICGLCAGEVKAVGSNPYARDRSVSLDPLLVPVENLTQWKALKAKGAPPLTTGKENFMGLQDKRVKSETRLEKVKAVGSNPYARDRSVSLNLLLVPIENLSQWKALKAKEEPAWTPGKENFMGLQDKRVKYETRLEKVKAVGFNPYVRDRSVSLNPLLIPVENLTQWKALKSLHTSCAR; this is translated from the exons ATGGGATCTACTATCTCTCCAACGAAGGGCACCTCGAGAAATCTTGTCAACAAACCGGCTTCACAAGTCTG GGATAAGCCTGTGAAAGAGTTGTGCTTTGGGACCAGAAAGAAAGTCAGATTCGACCCTAATGTCGAAATTTATGAATATGTTTCCTGTAATGATGAAGCTTCGGATTCTTTACTGGAGAGTGATGGCGGTGGTAAGAATGGGGAGGAGGAAAATATAGAAACATCAAGCCAATCCAGGTTGTTTTCAGAAAACAGTTGGATCACATTAAGCTCAGGATCCTATCCTCTGAATTGTAGTGAGTATGATGAACTAGATTGTGAGGATAGTGATCTTGATGATATTGATGATCACAATGACAATTATGATGGCTTGCATGAGGATGATGGTAGTCCTGTGCCGATATGTGGTTTGTGTGCCGGGGAAGTGAAGGCAGTTGGGTCTAACCCATATGCTCGAGATAGGAGTGTTTCTCTTGATCCTTTGCTGGTCCCAGTAGAAAATCTTACTCAGTGGAAAGCCCTCAAAGCTAAAGGGGCACCTCCATTGACGACTGGGAAAGAGAACTTCATGGGTTTGCAGGATAAGAGAGTGAAATCTGAGACAAGGTTGGAGAAAGTAAAGGCAGTTGGGTCTAACCCATATGCACGAGATAGGAGTGTTTCTCTTAATCTTCTGTTGGTCCCAATAGAAAATCTTAGTCAATGGAAAGCCCTCAAAGCTAAAGAGGAACCTGCATGGACGCCTGGGAAAGAGAACTTCATGGGTTTGCAGGATAAGAGAGTGAAATATGAGACAAGGTTGGAGAAAGTGAAGGCAGTTGGGTTTAACCCATATGTTCGAGATAGGAGTGTTTCTCTTAATCCTCTGTTGATCCCAGTAGAAAATCTTACACAGTGGAAAGCTCTTAAATCTTTGCACACTTCTTGTGCACGCTAG